A genomic region of Vitis vinifera cultivar Pinot Noir 40024 chromosome 7, ASM3070453v1 contains the following coding sequences:
- the LOC132254067 gene encoding pentatricopeptide repeat-containing protein At1g71420-like — translation MDVKIEHLSYSHRCTLVELCHTEIEVATALVKAYSRLGGEVSDCYRIFLELDGHQDVVSWTAIIAVFAERDPEEALLLFRQFLRQCLAPDHHMFSIVLKTYAGLATERHALTVQSHVLKVGFEEDTVLANASIHACARCGSIALSKQAFDKMGSHDIVYWNSMLKAYAMHGQGKEVLQLFSRMDAQPDGTTFVVLLLACSYAGMVEQGTKIFETMSNNHGIAPQPDHYTCMVDILGRAGRISEVKELIVKMLMEPDPVVWSALLGGCRKHGETKLAKLAAVKVKELDPNNSLGYILMSNIFCTDGHFNEARLISRESDQKKKKINKQGDGREDSKKGTRFELD, via the exons ATGGATGTGAAAATCGAGCACTTGAGTTATTCTCACAGATGCACTTTGGTGGAATTATGCCACACTG AAATTGAAGTGGCCACTGCCTTGGTCAAGGCTTATTCTAGGCTAGGAGGAGAGGTCAGTGATTGTTATAGGATCTTCTTGGAATTGGATGGCCATCAAGATGTTGTTTCTTGGACTGCTATTATAGCAGTGTTTGCAGAACGGGACCCAGAAGAAGCCCTCCTCCTCTTTCGACAGTTCCTTCGACAGTGTTTGGCTCCAGATCATCATATGTTCTCCATTGTCTTAAAAACTTATGCTGGTCTTGCAACTGAGCGGCATGCATTGACTGTCCAGTCACATGTTCTAAAAGTTGGATTTGAGGAGGACACTGTGCTTGCAAATGCCTCGATTCATGCCTGTGCTAGGTGCGGCTCCATTGCATTGTCAAAGCAAGCTTTTGACAAAATGGGATCCCATGATATAGTTTATTGGAATTCAATGTTGAAGGCATATGCTATGCATGGGCAAGGTAAGGAGGTATTGCAGCTCTTTTCACGAATGGATGCCCAACCTGATGGCACCACCTTTGTTGTCCTCCTCTTAGCTTGTAGTTATGCTGGAATGGTGGAACAAGGAACTAAAATATTTGAGACAATGTCTAACAATCATGGTATTGCTCCTCAACCTGATCATTACACATGCATGGTTGATATTCTAGGTCGAGCTGGTCGAATTTCTGAGGTAAAGGAGCTTATAGTTAAAATGCTAATGGAGCCTGATCCAGTGGTCTGGAGTGCTTTGCTTGGTGGTTGTAGGAAACATGGTGAAACCAAGTTGGCCAAGTTAGCTGCAGTGAAAGTAAAGGAGTTGGATCCCAATAATTCATTAGGATACATAttgatgtcaaacatattttgtaCAGATGGTCATTTTAATGAAGCAAGATTAATAAGCAGGGagtctgatcaaaaaaaaaaaaagattaataagCAGGGAGATGGAAGGGAAGACAGTAAGAAAGGAACCAGGTTTGAGTTGGATTGA